A region from the Ciconia boyciana chromosome 1, ASM3463844v1, whole genome shotgun sequence genome encodes:
- the GRAP2 gene encoding GRB2-related adapter protein 2, whose amino-acid sequence MEAIAKFDFSASGEDELSFQAGDMLKVLSSQEEWYKAELRSQEGYVPKNFIDFHVPPWFDERISRHEAENILMSKGVGSFIVRASQNSHGDFSISVRHEDDVQHFKVMRDSKGNYYLWTEKFHSLNKLVDYYKTTSISRQKQIFLRDNSREEKERRGGSLEWMGREGFHLGGAAGEDHSSIAKRYVEHPFPILQQQQDRYCGSLDRKDGLHGLRDHGQGSAAAMQRRHTDPLHQQTPRTLWVRALYDFDAVEHDELGFRSGDILEVLDSSNPSWWKGRLRGELGLFPANYVTPVPL is encoded by the exons ATGGAAGCCATCGCCAAGTTTGATTTCAGTGCTTCTGGAGAGGATGAGTTGAGCTTCCAGGCTGGAGATATGCTGAAG GTTTTGAGCTCCCAGGAAGAGTGGTACAAGGCTGAGCTCAGAAGTCAAGAGGGCTACGTTCCTAAGAACTTCATTGATTTTCACGTTCCCCC CTGGTTTGATGAGAGAATATCCCGCCATGAAGCAGAGAACATCCTCATGAGCAAAGGAGTTGGCTCCTTCATCGTCCGAGCCAGTCAGAACTCTCATGGTGACTTCTCCATCTCTGTCAG GCATGAAGATGATGTGCAACACTTCAAAGTGATGAGGGATTCAAAGGGTAACTATTATTTGTGGACAGAGAAATTCCACTCGCTAAACAAGCTGGTGGACTACTACAAGACAACTTCCATCTCCAGGCAGAAGCAGATCTTCCTGAGGGACAACAGCCGAGAAGAGAAG GAGAGGCGTGGTGGGAGCCTGGAATGGATGGGCCGGGAAGGATTCCACCTGGgtggagcagctggagaagatCATTCTTCTATAGCCAAGAGATACGTAGAGCATCCCTTTCCCATACTGCAGCAGCAACAG gaTAGATATTGTGGGAGTCTGGACAGGAAGGATGGGCTGCATGGACTAAGGGATCACGGCCAAGGAAGTGCAGCAGCTATGCAACGGAGACACACAGACCCACTGCACCAGCAGACACCG CGAACACTATGGGTCCGTGCCTTGTACGACTTCGATGCTGTGGAGCATGACGAGCTGGGCTTCCGCAGTGGAGACATCTTAGAGGTGCTGGACAGCTCCAACCCATCATGGTGGAAAGGACGTCTGCGTGGGGAACTGGGTCTCTTCCCTGCCAACTATGTCACACCGGTGCCCCTGTGA